The following DNA comes from Mycobacterium sp. MS1601.
GAGTACAGCTCCACATAGGTATGAATGGCGCCGATCTGGACCAGGCCGTCTTCGACCATCTGCGCTATCCGCACACTCTGCGGCCCGGCGTAGGCAAGGTCGAGCCGGGTGGCGATCTTGCGCTCGAACAGATCCAGGTGTTCAGGGCGCGATACCGATGAGATCAGCATGTGCAGGTCATGCAACCGGCTGGGATCGCAGTCGGCAAGCGTGCGCGAGAGGAAGTCGGCTTGCTTCTGGTTGTCGCCCTCCAATGAGACGCGGTCTCCACTGTGAATGACACTGTGCAGCAGGGCCTTCAGCTGCTCGGGGGGAACCACCTTGCCAACGGAGCAGCTACGTCCAGCGGCCACCCGGTCGGCTTTGTCGATGCGTCGGCTGTTCCACACTCGCGGCGGCGCGCTCATGGATGCAACCGTATCGGAAGGTGTACGGATAACCGCGGACATTCCGGTCGCGCGCCCACCGGGGTATCCAACGCTGCGTGGGTGCGCAGGTGCGCTCGGCAGCGGCGGATCACCACACCGGGGCGCGCTGATGACACCGGTCAGGTGTTGCCCCGCCCTCAACGCACTCAATATGCCTGAGGTGGAACCGATCACGGAGCGGTGGGCATTGGCCAAAGCGGGGCAGGGGTTCGATCAGCCCAACTGTTGGGCGTCGCCTAGGAGGCGGAATGACCGTTTGACCGATTTGGTCAGTACGATGGTGGTATGTTGGAGCAGGCGCAGGTGGCTGCGTGGAAATGGGCGCTGAAGACGTCCGCCGACAAGCTGGCTCCAGTGATGGAGCTCTACAGGCCCTTTGTCGACGGTCTGGACGTGCTGCCCGCTGACGGACGATTCTTGTTGGTGGGCAACCATACTCAGTTCGCAGCAAGCGAGATCGTCCTCATCCCTTACTTCGTGCGGCAACGGCTCGGCAGGCGCGTGCGTCCATTGGCGGATCGTCAGTTCGGCAGGATGCCGGGTCCGCAGTTGCATCTGATGGACGCTTTCGGGGCCGTGATCGGCTCGCCGGAGTCCGCCGCACAACTGATGCGCGCCGACCAGCCCATCCTGGTGTTTCCTGGTGGTGGCCGGGAGATTGCGAAGTTCAAGGGCGAGGAGTACCGGCTACGGTGGCAGAATCGGGCTGGCTTCGCCAGGGTGGCCATCGAACATGACTATCCGATCGTGACGGCGGCCCTGGTGGGCGGCGACGACGTGTACCGCAGTCTGATGGCGCGTGACAGCCCGGCAGGCCAGGTCAGCACCTGGATCACAGAGAAGCTGGGTGGGCCAACGGATTCCGCTTTCCCTCTGGTGCGGGGTCTCGGACCGACTCTCATTCCACGGCCGCAGCGCATGTATCTGCGGTTCAGCTCGGCGATACCCACCTCTCGCCCTGAGGGAACGAGGTGCGAGGAGTGGATCACCGAAGTCAAACGCGAGGTGCAGGAACAGCTCGAGCATGACCTGGAGGATCTGCAGAAGATCCGCGCCGAAGACCCCTACCGCAACCTCAACCCGCTGGCGTGGCGTGCAGCAGTGATGCCATGACCCCAGAGGTACTGCCGGAGATCCACTCGGAGAAGGCGGCCCGAATTCTGGCCGCGGCCCGCAGTCTGCTGCTCAGCCGCGGGGTCAAAGGACTGACCGTCGCAGAGGTGGCACAGAAGGCGTATGTCGGCAAGGGCACGCTCTATCTATTCTGGGAAACCAAGGAGGACTTGATAATCGGTCTGGTCGCCCGT
Coding sequences within:
- a CDS encoding lysophospholipid acyltransferase family protein; the protein is MLEQAQVAAWKWALKTSADKLAPVMELYRPFVDGLDVLPADGRFLLVGNHTQFAASEIVLIPYFVRQRLGRRVRPLADRQFGRMPGPQLHLMDAFGAVIGSPESAAQLMRADQPILVFPGGGREIAKFKGEEYRLRWQNRAGFARVAIEHDYPIVTAALVGGDDVYRSLMARDSPAGQVSTWITEKLGGPTDSAFPLVRGLGPTLIPRPQRMYLRFSSAIPTSRPEGTRCEEWITEVKREVQEQLEHDLEDLQKIRAEDPYRNLNPLAWRAAVMP